In Haloterrigena turkmenica DSM 5511, a single genomic region encodes these proteins:
- a CDS encoding glutamate-cysteine ligase family protein — translation MQLSLELEYWTVDDTGALASARPVLDRIDDLHAESADPMLEVVTDPCIDVPELREEVTVRLREVIEVAREEGRHLVPLGTPLGAASVSTSDGPRTRIQRQVLGEAFDNATHCAGTHLHVDQIEGAETDQLNLLTALDPAFALVASSSYDQGHNVAACARSHVYRRACYGDHPRLGQLWPYVEDVAEWDDRIDATFDRFRRQALGLGVEPATFDTHFTPEDSIWAPVRLREKFGTIEWRAPDIALPGQILRLVEDVRDILNLVADRRVEIGGRAGVTASTVSVPAFDRLQQYVSLAIDRGLEAPAVRRYLETMGFDTTAYRPISAELGNTSQMSRGRAQWLRLRYADRLEREVEALTVDQSPARTEMAKSAR, via the coding sequence ATGCAACTCAGTCTCGAACTCGAATACTGGACCGTCGACGATACGGGAGCGCTCGCGTCAGCGAGGCCGGTGCTCGACCGCATCGATGATCTCCACGCCGAGAGCGCTGACCCGATGCTCGAGGTCGTCACCGATCCCTGTATCGACGTGCCCGAACTCCGGGAGGAGGTCACCGTCAGACTCCGAGAGGTGATCGAGGTCGCTCGGGAAGAGGGACGCCACCTCGTCCCGCTCGGCACGCCGCTCGGCGCCGCCTCGGTCAGCACGAGCGACGGCCCCCGAACGCGGATTCAGCGACAGGTCCTCGGTGAGGCGTTCGACAATGCCACCCACTGCGCCGGCACACATCTGCACGTCGACCAGATCGAGGGTGCCGAAACCGATCAGCTGAACCTGCTGACCGCACTGGATCCGGCGTTTGCGCTCGTCGCGAGCTCCTCGTACGACCAGGGGCACAACGTGGCTGCCTGCGCGCGATCCCACGTCTACCGGCGAGCGTGCTACGGCGACCATCCCCGGCTCGGCCAGTTATGGCCCTACGTCGAGGACGTCGCCGAGTGGGACGATCGAATCGACGCCACGTTCGATCGCTTCCGTCGACAGGCGCTGGGCCTCGGCGTCGAACCGGCGACGTTCGATACGCACTTCACGCCGGAAGACTCGATCTGGGCGCCGGTTCGCTTGCGCGAGAAGTTTGGCACGATCGAGTGGCGGGCGCCGGACATCGCGTTACCCGGACAGATCCTGCGACTCGTCGAAGACGTCCGGGACATCCTGAACCTCGTCGCGGATAGGCGAGTCGAGATCGGTGGACGCGCTGGTGTCACGGCGTCGACCGTCTCGGTGCCAGCGTTCGATCGGCTGCAGCAGTACGTGAGTTTGGCCATAGACCGCGGGCTCGAAGCGCCCGCCGTCAGGCGATATCTGGAAACGATGGGCTTCGATACGACCGCCTATCGTCCCATTTCGGCGGAACTCGGCAACACGTCTCAGATGTCCCGAGGGCGAGCACAGTGGCTCCGACTCCGGTACGCCGACAGGCTCGAGCGGGAGGTCGAAGCGCTCACCGTCGACCAATCGCCGGCACGGACGGAAATGGCGAAATCGGCCCGATAA
- a CDS encoding AI-2E family transporter, giving the protein MSALRGWDGRRAVWVGLGLLIALAIGFALYAYVGTVLFAIFLYYATRPFYRLLDRRLEHPNVTATVTILAVVVPMFVVVGYAGLVALQELDRFLAASDLEAYRSALQPYLSIARERNLDRLRRLLTSDTGRSITSVLRRGLPGLLERLSTIAGLVFSVLARFFLMLTFLFYLLRDDETLRRWFARSVDGDEQIVSFLEAVDDDLETIFVSNLAIVGVAAAIAAVTYLALNMVASGGAVVGTPVLLAVLIGVGTLIPAVGMKIVYVPYGLYLLGLALATPTPIWQPIAFFVLSFTVVDTIPDFFARSLLSARSGVHMGLVLLGYFLGTLAFGWYGLFLGPIVVVLAVHFADRIFPDLATALLAR; this is encoded by the coding sequence ATGTCCGCGCTCCGCGGCTGGGACGGCCGTCGCGCCGTCTGGGTCGGCCTCGGTTTGCTCATCGCCCTCGCGATCGGATTCGCCCTCTATGCCTACGTCGGAACGGTCTTGTTCGCGATCTTCCTCTACTACGCCACGCGACCGTTCTACCGCCTGCTCGATCGACGCCTCGAGCATCCGAACGTGACGGCGACGGTCACGATCCTGGCCGTCGTCGTCCCCATGTTCGTCGTCGTCGGCTACGCGGGACTCGTGGCCCTCCAGGAGCTCGACCGGTTCCTCGCCGCGAGCGATCTCGAGGCCTATCGGTCGGCCCTCCAGCCGTACCTCTCGATCGCTCGAGAGCGGAACCTAGATCGGCTCCGACGACTGCTCACCTCCGATACGGGCCGGTCGATCACCTCGGTCCTTCGTCGGGGCCTTCCCGGGCTCCTCGAGCGGCTCTCGACGATCGCGGGGCTCGTCTTCTCTGTCCTCGCGCGATTTTTCCTCATGCTCACGTTCCTCTTTTACCTGCTGCGCGACGACGAGACGCTCCGACGGTGGTTCGCTCGGAGCGTCGACGGCGACGAGCAGATCGTCTCGTTTCTCGAGGCGGTCGACGACGACCTCGAGACGATCTTCGTCAGCAACCTCGCGATCGTCGGCGTGGCAGCCGCCATCGCCGCCGTCACCTATCTGGCTCTGAATATGGTTGCGTCGGGCGGAGCGGTCGTCGGAACGCCGGTGTTGCTCGCCGTCCTGATCGGGGTCGGGACACTGATTCCCGCGGTCGGCATGAAGATCGTCTACGTCCCGTACGGCCTGTACCTCCTCGGCCTCGCGCTCGCGACGCCGACGCCGATCTGGCAGCCGATCGCGTTCTTCGTCCTCTCGTTTACCGTCGTGGACACGATTCCCGACTTCTTCGCCCGATCGCTGCTCTCGGCGCGCAGCGGCGTCCACATGGGGCTGGTCCTGCTGGGATACTTCCTCGGGACGCTCGCGTTCGGCTGGTACGGGCTCTTCCTCGGCCCGATCGTCGTGGTGCTGGCGGTCCACTTCGCCGATCGAATATTCCCCGACCTCGCGACCGCGCTGCTGGCTCGCTGA
- the citE gene encoding L-malyl-CoA/beta-methylmalyl-CoA lyase, producing MTDDIRLCRTFQTAPAAVPKDDSAKYLVSALTAEGFQAPDWLVPDMEDGTAPNMKAEGLENTIENVPEHDFPGEIWPRVEWSYEDAEYREKGRAQIDRLVAEIGDEIDGVVVPKVGRLEDVRRAAEAVAEAEAEHGYDDGSIGLSIIVETGRARSDLREIAQFGEDSRLTGLVFGPVDYTAELGGRDLGDGRPRWDGLLEAMSNEASAAGLVSIGGPFDDLFKERAGLTYYNADEYADQVEHEARLGLDGSWSLYPKQTIQANTIHMPTPDELERDVSKIERFNEAKREGTGAVTLDGQMVDEATFKNFVNTVEQVCAIHEMRSGQTEEYYDDELLERTLELELSYE from the coding sequence ATGACCGACGACATCCGACTCTGTCGAACCTTCCAGACCGCACCGGCCGCCGTTCCGAAAGACGACTCGGCGAAGTACCTCGTCTCCGCGCTCACCGCGGAGGGGTTCCAGGCGCCCGACTGGCTCGTCCCCGACATGGAGGACGGCACTGCGCCGAACATGAAAGCGGAGGGCCTCGAGAACACCATCGAGAACGTGCCCGAACACGACTTCCCCGGCGAGATCTGGCCCCGCGTCGAGTGGAGCTACGAGGACGCGGAGTACCGCGAGAAGGGACGGGCCCAGATCGACCGCCTCGTCGCGGAGATCGGCGACGAAATCGACGGCGTCGTCGTCCCCAAGGTCGGCCGTCTTGAGGACGTCCGGCGCGCCGCCGAGGCCGTCGCCGAGGCCGAGGCCGAACACGGCTACGACGACGGCTCGATCGGCCTCTCGATCATCGTCGAGACCGGCCGCGCCCGTTCGGACTTACGCGAGATCGCCCAGTTCGGCGAGGACTCCCGACTCACCGGGCTCGTCTTCGGCCCCGTCGACTACACCGCTGAACTCGGCGGCCGCGACCTCGGCGACGGCCGGCCGCGCTGGGACGGCCTTCTCGAGGCGATGTCCAACGAGGCCAGCGCCGCCGGCCTCGTCTCGATCGGCGGTCCCTTCGACGACCTGTTCAAGGAACGCGCCGGGCTGACCTACTACAACGCCGACGAGTACGCGGATCAGGTCGAACACGAGGCCCGGCTCGGCCTCGACGGCTCCTGGTCGCTGTACCCCAAGCAGACGATCCAGGCCAACACTATCCACATGCCGACGCCCGACGAACTCGAGCGCGACGTGAGCAAGATCGAGCGGTTCAACGAGGCCAAGCGCGAGGGCACCGGCGCGGTCACGCTCGACGGTCAGATGGTCGACGAGGCGACGTTCAAGAACTTCGTGAACACCGTCGAACAGGTCTGCGCGATCCACGAGATGCGCTCCGGCCAGACCGAAGAATACTACGACGACGAACTGCTCGAGCGCACGCTCGAACTCGAACTGTCCTACGAGTAG
- a CDS encoding hemolysin family protein: MVDLVVDLARLLGAFVLVALNGFFVAAEFAYVRVRSSAVERAVAEGKTGATLLQEAVDNLDDYLATTQLGITLASLGLGWLGEPAVAALLEPVLAPVLPASLLHLVAFIIGFSFITFLHVVFGELAPKTISIAQAERVALLVSPLMKFFYFIFIPGIIVFNGTANAFTRLIGIPPASETDETLSEEEILTVLSRSGNEGQIDAEEVEMIEQVFELDDTTVQEVMVPRPDAVTITDDLPLSDLRTLILEEGHTRYPVLDPDGDDQVIGFVDAKDVLRAGESAGDLADVTVGEVTREMPVVPETTPVTDLLEQFQGDRAQMAAVIDEWGVFEGIVTVEDLVEQIVGDLRDGFDADEPSIDRRGDGSYVVDGAVTVSDVNERLDADFESDEFGTIGGLVLDRLGRAPDVGDHVEVDGYALEVAAVEGARISSLVVRENPKAEETAE, translated from the coding sequence ATGGTAGACCTCGTCGTCGACCTCGCGCGGCTGTTGGGAGCGTTCGTACTGGTCGCCCTGAACGGCTTCTTCGTCGCCGCGGAGTTCGCCTACGTCCGCGTTCGCTCGTCGGCCGTCGAACGGGCGGTCGCGGAGGGGAAGACCGGGGCGACGCTCCTGCAGGAGGCCGTCGACAACTTAGACGACTACCTCGCGACCACCCAGCTGGGAATTACCCTCGCCTCGCTGGGGCTGGGGTGGCTGGGCGAACCGGCCGTGGCGGCCCTCCTCGAGCCGGTGCTCGCGCCGGTTCTCCCGGCGAGCCTGCTCCACCTCGTCGCCTTCATCATCGGATTCAGCTTCATCACGTTCTTGCATGTCGTCTTCGGCGAACTCGCGCCGAAGACGATCTCGATCGCCCAGGCCGAACGCGTCGCACTGCTGGTCTCGCCGCTGATGAAGTTCTTCTACTTCATCTTCATCCCCGGGATCATCGTCTTCAACGGGACGGCCAACGCCTTCACGCGACTGATCGGGATTCCGCCGGCCTCGGAGACCGACGAGACGCTCTCCGAGGAGGAGATCCTGACCGTCCTGAGCAGGTCCGGGAACGAGGGCCAGATCGACGCGGAGGAGGTCGAGATGATCGAACAGGTCTTCGAACTCGACGACACGACCGTCCAGGAGGTGATGGTGCCCCGGCCCGACGCCGTGACGATCACCGACGACCTTCCGCTCTCTGACCTTCGCACGCTGATCCTCGAGGAGGGACACACTCGCTATCCGGTGCTCGACCCCGACGGGGACGATCAGGTGATCGGCTTCGTCGACGCCAAGGACGTGCTGCGAGCGGGCGAGTCCGCGGGCGACCTCGCGGACGTGACCGTCGGCGAGGTCACCCGCGAGATGCCCGTCGTGCCGGAGACGACGCCCGTTACCGATCTCCTGGAGCAGTTTCAGGGAGACCGGGCACAGATGGCCGCGGTGATCGACGAGTGGGGCGTTTTCGAGGGAATCGTCACGGTCGAGGACCTCGTCGAGCAGATCGTCGGCGACCTCCGCGACGGGTTCGACGCCGACGAGCCCTCGATCGACCGGCGGGGCGACGGTTCCTACGTCGTCGACGGTGCCGTCACCGTCTCGGACGTCAACGAGCGACTCGACGCCGACTTCGAGTCCGACGAGTTCGGCACGATCGGCGGGCTCGTGCTGGATCGGCTGGGTCGGGCCCCCGACGTCGGCGACCACGTCGAGGTCGACGGCTACGCGCTCGAGGTCGCCGCCGTCGAGGGCGCACGAATCTCCTCGCTGGTCGTTCGCGAGAACCCGAAGGCGGAGGAGACGGCCGAATGA
- the mch gene encoding 2-methylfumaryl-CoA hydratase, whose product MTEWTDPDTFARALEQAETREKGNCFEDFEEGDVIEHDPGLTLTRFGNEQWMSQTLNHDPAYWRTDAAEARGFDEPPIHPDYLTAATLGITVEDLSEKGGYFLGRTDVRFPGTPVYAGAELHVESEVVNCAISSSRPEYGIVSWRTRGTDAETGEVLCSYERTNMIPRREPVATDGSGSAAAAEESEDDGPDLPEEFVAPEGDYFEDFVEALEEADDENAAVAYRHERGRTQDDVTVASLPLATLNTAKQHHNVDVMSDSPSGDIVTYGDVTRSTALGHARSDEETWREVGFDNESFHTFVAVGDTVYAFTRVLEAEDTASSDEAGTVQFEHIAFNQDDEPVYSGTRTAEIRKRSG is encoded by the coding sequence ATGACTGAGTGGACCGACCCAGACACGTTCGCACGGGCGCTCGAGCAGGCCGAGACCAGGGAGAAGGGAAACTGCTTCGAGGACTTCGAAGAGGGGGATGTCATCGAACACGATCCCGGCCTCACCCTCACGCGGTTCGGCAACGAGCAGTGGATGAGCCAGACGCTCAACCACGATCCCGCCTACTGGCGGACCGACGCCGCCGAAGCCCGCGGCTTCGACGAGCCGCCGATCCATCCGGACTACCTCACCGCCGCAACGCTCGGGATCACCGTCGAGGATCTGAGCGAGAAGGGCGGCTACTTCCTCGGGCGCACCGACGTCCGGTTCCCCGGCACGCCCGTCTACGCGGGCGCCGAACTCCACGTCGAGAGCGAGGTCGTCAACTGCGCGATCTCGAGTTCCCGGCCGGAGTACGGCATCGTCTCCTGGCGCACTCGCGGGACGGACGCCGAGACCGGCGAAGTGCTCTGCTCCTACGAGCGGACGAACATGATCCCGCGGCGCGAGCCCGTGGCGACGGACGGTAGTGGCAGTGCCGCGGCCGCCGAGGAGAGCGAAGACGACGGTCCCGACCTCCCCGAGGAGTTCGTCGCTCCCGAGGGCGATTACTTCGAGGACTTCGTGGAAGCGCTCGAGGAGGCCGACGACGAGAACGCGGCCGTCGCCTACCGCCACGAGCGCGGCCGCACGCAGGACGACGTCACCGTCGCCTCCCTTCCCCTCGCGACCCTCAACACGGCCAAACAACACCACAACGTCGACGTGATGAGCGACTCGCCGTCAGGCGACATCGTCACCTACGGCGACGTGACCCGCTCGACCGCGCTGGGTCACGCCCGCTCGGACGAAGAGACCTGGCGCGAGGTCGGTTTCGACAACGAATCTTTCCACACGTTCGTCGCGGTCGGTGACACCGTCTACGCGTTCACGCGCGTGCTCGAGGCCGAAGATACTGCCTCGAGCGACGAGGCGGGCACCGTCCAATTCGAGCACATCGCGTTCAACCAGGACGACGAACCCGTCTACTCCGGCACGCGAACCGCGGAGATCCGGAAGCGCTCCGGCTGA
- a CDS encoding methylaspartate mutase subunit E, whose protein sequence is MIRDERIPADELRRIDEEIRSNWSTGEAVDFEDAIAYHESLPDGKRFADVLESADKPLLQPRAGVPRLDDQIELLEYLHREGQADLLPTTIDSYTRDNEYGKAQEGLEKARETGEDTLNGFPAVNHGVDGCRELIDSIDAPIEVRHGTPDARLLAAITFAGGFQSFEGGPISYNIPYTKRHGLEETIEKWQFVDRLAGAYTERGVRINREPFGPLTGTLVPPSIAIAIMIVEGQLAATQGVRSITLGYGQVGNVVQDVAALNALKKLGNEYLPDEVVVTTVFHEWMGGFPPDEARANGVIGLGGMTAAIAQPDKVITKSPQEFQGVPTKEANSAGLRTTRQVIDMAIEQQIDIDGIAEEQDLIERETRCLMDTIFEHGDGDVVQGTIEAFDSGALDVPFAPSDSAKGAVLPARDDDGRVRIFEWADLEMDDDIKEIHKARLSRRADTEGRKQSFRMVADDVDAISDGKLIGRPQSTGDV, encoded by the coding sequence ATGATACGAGACGAACGCATTCCCGCCGACGAGCTACGGCGTATCGACGAAGAAATCCGATCGAACTGGTCGACGGGCGAAGCGGTCGACTTCGAGGACGCTATCGCCTACCACGAGTCGCTGCCCGACGGCAAGCGATTCGCGGACGTCCTCGAGTCGGCCGACAAACCGCTCCTCCAACCACGGGCCGGCGTCCCCCGGCTCGACGACCAGATCGAACTCCTCGAGTACCTCCACCGGGAGGGGCAGGCGGACCTCCTGCCGACGACTATCGACTCGTACACGCGCGACAACGAGTACGGGAAGGCCCAAGAGGGCCTCGAGAAGGCCCGCGAGACCGGCGAAGACACCCTCAACGGGTTTCCGGCGGTCAACCACGGCGTCGACGGCTGCCGCGAGCTGATCGACTCGATCGACGCGCCGATCGAGGTCCGTCACGGGACGCCCGACGCCCGGCTGCTGGCCGCGATCACCTTCGCCGGCGGCTTCCAGAGCTTCGAGGGCGGCCCGATTTCGTACAACATCCCCTATACGAAACGCCACGGCCTCGAGGAGACCATCGAGAAGTGGCAGTTCGTCGACCGGCTGGCGGGCGCCTACACCGAACGCGGCGTTCGCATCAACCGCGAGCCCTTTGGCCCCCTCACCGGCACCCTCGTCCCGCCGTCGATCGCCATCGCGATCATGATCGTCGAGGGCCAGCTCGCGGCCACGCAGGGCGTCCGGTCGATCACGCTCGGCTACGGGCAGGTCGGCAACGTCGTCCAGGACGTCGCCGCCCTGAACGCGCTGAAGAAGCTGGGCAACGAGTACCTCCCCGACGAGGTCGTCGTCACGACGGTCTTCCACGAGTGGATGGGCGGGTTCCCGCCGGACGAGGCCCGCGCCAACGGCGTGATCGGCCTCGGCGGGATGACCGCCGCCATCGCCCAGCCGGACAAGGTGATCACCAAGTCCCCACAGGAGTTTCAGGGCGTGCCGACCAAAGAGGCCAACTCCGCCGGCCTGCGCACCACGCGGCAGGTCATCGACATGGCCATCGAGCAACAGATCGACATCGACGGCATCGCGGAGGAACAGGACTTGATCGAGCGCGAAACGCGGTGTCTGATGGACACCATCTTCGAGCACGGCGACGGCGACGTCGTTCAGGGCACGATCGAGGCCTTCGACTCCGGCGCGCTTGACGTGCCCTTCGCCCCCAGCGATAGCGCGAAGGGCGCCGTCCTCCCCGCGCGGGACGACGACGGTCGCGTCCGCATCTTCGAGTGGGCCGACCTCGAGATGGACGACGACATCAAGGAGATCCACAAGGCGCGGCTCTCGCGCCGGGCCGACACCGAGGGCCGCAAACAGTCGTTCCGCATGGTCGCGGACGACGTTGACGCGATCAGCGACGGCAAGCTCATCGGCCGACCGCAGTCAACGGGTGACGTCTAA
- the glmS gene encoding methylaspartate mutase subunit S, with product MVLHTMSQTVVLGVIGSDAHVVGITILEQAFSAAGFDVINLGVQTSQEEFAEAAVAHDAEAVLVSSLYGHAEQDCQGFHEVLEDAGVDAVTYIGGNLAVGQDEFERTRRTFRKLGFDRVFDSETDPEDAIAALREDLQIRPTESERATISS from the coding sequence ATGGTTCTTCATACGATGTCCCAAACGGTCGTCCTCGGCGTGATCGGCTCCGACGCCCACGTCGTTGGAATCACAATCCTCGAACAGGCCTTCAGCGCAGCGGGCTTCGACGTGATCAACCTCGGCGTCCAGACCTCCCAGGAGGAGTTCGCCGAGGCAGCCGTAGCACACGACGCTGAGGCCGTACTGGTCTCCTCGCTCTACGGCCACGCCGAGCAGGACTGCCAGGGATTCCACGAGGTCCTCGAGGACGCCGGGGTCGACGCCGTCACCTACATCGGTGGCAACCTCGCCGTCGGTCAGGACGAGTTCGAGCGGACCCGGCGCACCTTCCGGAAGCTCGGCTTCGATCGAGTCTTCGACTCCGAGACGGATCCCGAAGACGCGATCGCGGCGCTGCGGGAGGACCTGCAGATCAGACCGACCGAGTCCGAACGGGCTACCATCAGTTCCTAG
- a CDS encoding membrane protein, with the protein MELWSATAGQPSPIDILSTSSAAFGIVDALTATFAIGLALVHVFAGRLRFLEAIPRSRWLSVAGGVSVAYIFVHLLPEVGAAAAAIDESGTVLATVDRHVYLVTLAGFVVFYGLERFAVIGTDADDATGTETDGGDEPERSPDDVFWVHASSFAAYNALIGYLLVHREEPGVASLTFFFVAMALHFVVNDFGLREHHGRIYHRYGRWLLAAAVLLGATVGYVTPVSEFVLALLLAFLGGGVILNVIKEELPSKRRSRFWAFAVGAAAYTLLLLAA; encoded by the coding sequence ATGGAACTGTGGTCAGCGACCGCGGGACAGCCGTCGCCGATCGATATCCTCTCGACATCGAGTGCCGCGTTCGGCATCGTCGACGCGCTCACCGCGACGTTCGCGATCGGCCTCGCGCTGGTCCACGTCTTCGCCGGGCGACTCCGGTTCCTCGAGGCGATCCCGCGCAGCCGATGGCTCTCGGTCGCGGGCGGGGTCTCGGTTGCGTACATCTTCGTTCACCTCCTGCCGGAGGTCGGCGCCGCCGCGGCCGCCATCGACGAGAGCGGGACGGTCCTCGCTACCGTCGACCGCCACGTCTACCTCGTGACGCTCGCTGGATTCGTCGTTTTCTACGGCCTCGAGCGGTTCGCCGTGATCGGAACCGACGCCGACGACGCGACCGGGACGGAAACCGACGGCGGCGACGAACCCGAACGGTCGCCGGACGACGTCTTCTGGGTCCACGCGAGTTCGTTCGCCGCCTACAACGCGCTCATCGGGTACCTCCTCGTCCACCGCGAGGAGCCCGGCGTCGCGAGCCTGACGTTCTTCTTCGTCGCGATGGCGCTGCACTTCGTCGTGAACGACTTCGGGCTCCGCGAACACCACGGGCGAATCTACCACCGGTACGGCCGGTGGCTGCTCGCGGCGGCGGTGCTCCTCGGCGCCACCGTCGGCTACGTGACGCCCGTGAGCGAGTTCGTTCTCGCGCTCCTCCTGGCCTTCCTCGGCGGCGGCGTCATCCTCAACGTGATCAAAGAGGAGCTCCCCTCGAAGCGTCGCAGCCGGTTCTGGGCCTTCGCCGTCGGCGCCGCCGCGTACACGCTCCTCTTGCTCGCCGCGTAG
- a CDS encoding methylaspartate ammonia-lyase: MELTGIHATPGYSGFFFDDQRAIKRGAQQDGFTYEGEPVTDGFDEIRQAGETIIVDIELADGTVVRGDCAAVQYSGAGGRDPLFQADEYAPVIEGPVADELEGRDATDFLENAETLENMHVDGDRLHTAIRYGVSQALLSAAAEAQHTTRTDVLADALGTEPATEPVPVFGQSGDDRYNNTEKMFVKGVPVLPHALINSVEKIGENGETLLEYVEWLTGRSQELGPDGYEPRFHIDVYGMIGEVFGAPYDRDEVVDYFADLEDAAAPYPIQIEGPMDVGNREDQIAAMVELREGLADAGVGVDIVADEWCNTFEDVRAFVDAEAADLVQVKTPDLGGIHRSGQAVRYCEGTETRAYLGGTCNETETSARACAHVALATNAAQVLAKPGMGFDEGYMIVENEMRRTIARRNRQQRRPGSETDEVTADD; the protein is encoded by the coding sequence ATGGAACTCACAGGCATTCACGCGACGCCCGGCTATTCCGGGTTCTTCTTCGACGACCAGCGCGCGATCAAGCGAGGCGCACAGCAGGACGGGTTCACCTACGAGGGCGAGCCCGTCACCGACGGCTTCGACGAGATTCGTCAGGCCGGCGAGACGATCATCGTCGACATCGAACTCGCCGACGGCACCGTGGTTCGGGGCGACTGCGCCGCAGTCCAGTACTCCGGCGCTGGCGGACGCGATCCGCTCTTTCAGGCCGACGAGTACGCCCCCGTCATCGAGGGCCCCGTCGCCGACGAACTCGAGGGACGGGACGCGACCGACTTCCTCGAGAATGCGGAGACGCTCGAGAACATGCACGTAGACGGCGACCGGCTCCACACGGCGATCCGCTACGGCGTCTCGCAGGCCCTGCTGTCCGCGGCCGCCGAAGCGCAGCACACCACGCGAACGGACGTGCTGGCCGACGCCTTGGGCACCGAGCCCGCGACGGAGCCGGTGCCCGTCTTCGGCCAGTCCGGCGACGACCGCTACAACAACACCGAGAAGATGTTCGTCAAGGGCGTCCCGGTCCTGCCCCACGCGCTCATCAACAGCGTCGAGAAGATCGGCGAGAACGGCGAGACGCTGCTCGAGTACGTGGAGTGGCTCACCGGGCGCTCACAGGAACTCGGACCGGACGGCTACGAGCCCCGGTTCCACATCGACGTCTACGGGATGATCGGGGAGGTCTTCGGCGCGCCCTACGACCGCGACGAGGTGGTCGACTACTTCGCTGACCTCGAGGACGCGGCCGCACCGTACCCGATCCAGATCGAGGGACCGATGGACGTCGGCAACCGCGAAGACCAGATCGCGGCGATGGTCGAGCTCCGCGAGGGGCTCGCGGACGCCGGCGTCGGGGTCGATATCGTCGCCGACGAGTGGTGTAACACCTTCGAGGACGTGCGGGCGTTCGTCGACGCCGAGGCCGCGGACCTCGTGCAGGTCAAGACCCCCGATCTCGGCGGCATCCATCGCAGCGGACAGGCGGTTCGCTACTGCGAGGGGACCGAGACCCGCGCCTACCTCGGCGGGACCTGCAACGAGACGGAGACCTCCGCGCGGGCCTGCGCCCACGTCGCGCTCGCGACGAACGCTGCGCAGGTGCTGGCCAAGCCCGGGATGGGCTTCGACGAGGGCTACATGATCGTCGAAAACGAGATGCGACGGACGATCGCACGACGGAATCGCCAACAGCGACGGCCCGGGAGCGAGACGGACGAGGTGACCGCAGATGACTGA